A region from the Drosophila ananassae strain 14024-0371.13 chromosome 2L, ASM1763931v2, whole genome shotgun sequence genome encodes:
- the LOC6498835 gene encoding poly(U)-specific endoribonuclease-B isoform X2 — MDAVPQQTNNNSSLFDGEKCQKLKRFVIVGLLITIGILSWHFYEYFHSKPLPKAPDDVLTLSKSLYAEEVEVSPYLYKVNLQGKTTSGAHDDRASKNLFELHQDLLVRDANSTTALLMRLFDNYELDVAVAEKSTPEQVQEQHDFLRAVMNTRVMKLTMRFLVNKAHYQ; from the exons atggaCGCAGTGCCgcagcaaacaaacaacaacagcagcctCTTCGACGGAGAAAAATGCCAGAAACTAAAGAGATTCGTGATTGTTGGCCTGCTGATCACGATTGGCATCTTGAGTTGGCACTTTTACG agTACTTCCACAGCAAACCGCTTCCCAAGGCGCCCGACGATGTTCTGACCCTGTCCAAGAGTCTCTACgcggaggaggtggaggtCAGTCCATACCTCTACAAGGTGAACCTTCAAGGAAAGACCACATCTGGTGCCCACGATGATCGTGCATCCAAGAA CCTCTTTGAACTTCATCAGGATTTGTTGGTTAGGGATGCTAACTCCACCACCGCCCTGCTGATGCGCCTCTTCGATAACTATGAGTTGGATGTGGCCGTGGCTGAAAAATCCACTCCTGAACAGGTGCAGGAGCAGCACGATTTTCTGAGAGCTGTGATGAACACCCGGGTGATGAAGCTAACTATGAGATTTTTGGTGAACAAGG ctCACTATCAGTAA
- the LOC6498835 gene encoding poly(U)-specific endoribonuclease homolog isoform X1, which produces MDAVPQQTNNNSSLFDGEKCQKLKRFVIVGLLITIGILSWHFYEYFHSKPLPKAPDDVLTLSKSLYAEEVEVSPYLYKVNLQGKTTSGAHDDRASKNLFELHQDLLVRDANSTTALLMRLFDNYELDVAVAEKSTPEQVQEQHDFLRAVMNTRVMKLTMRFLVNKDIVSSDYDDQLRMLQELWFTPYFFEYCKSIL; this is translated from the exons atggaCGCAGTGCCgcagcaaacaaacaacaacagcagcctCTTCGACGGAGAAAAATGCCAGAAACTAAAGAGATTCGTGATTGTTGGCCTGCTGATCACGATTGGCATCTTGAGTTGGCACTTTTACG agTACTTCCACAGCAAACCGCTTCCCAAGGCGCCCGACGATGTTCTGACCCTGTCCAAGAGTCTCTACgcggaggaggtggaggtCAGTCCATACCTCTACAAGGTGAACCTTCAAGGAAAGACCACATCTGGTGCCCACGATGATCGTGCATCCAAGAA CCTCTTTGAACTTCATCAGGATTTGTTGGTTAGGGATGCTAACTCCACCACCGCCCTGCTGATGCGCCTCTTCGATAACTATGAGTTGGATGTGGCCGTGGCTGAAAAATCCACTCCTGAACAGGTGCAGGAGCAGCACGATTTTCTGAGAGCTGTGATGAACACCCGGGTGATGAAGCTAACTATGAGATTTTTGGTGAACAAGG ATATCGTAAGCTCGGATTACGACGACCAGCTGCGTATGCTGCAGGAGCTCTGGTTCACCCCCTACTTTTTTGAGTATTGCAAATCCATTTTATGA
- the LOC6501322 gene encoding poly(U)-specific endoribonuclease homolog: MDAVPQQTNNNSSLFDGEKCQKLKRFVIVGLLITIGILSWHFYEYFHSKPLPKAPDDVLTLSKSLYAEEVEVSPYLYKVNLQGKTTSGAHDDRASKNLFELHQDLLVRDANSTTALLMRLFDNYELDVAVAEKSTPEQVQEQHDFLRAVMNTRVMKLTMRFLVNKDIVSSDYDDQLRMLQELWFTPYSRGRGIVGSSSFEHVFMAEIRDQKVLGLHNWLYFADQEQRGNVDYKGWVKHQEMGKPKQMLLSIRHTFYNIQKPYNGFFVGTSPELEMSLYTACFLTTPEKEPCHIQLGHVKASIYSFAWDWKGKGLIATAYPDGS, translated from the exons atggaCGCAGTGCCgcagcaaacaaacaacaacagcagcctCTTCGACGGAGAAAAATGCCAGAAACTAAAGAGATTCGTGATTGTTGGCCTGCTGATCACGATTGGCATCTTGAGTTGGCACTTTTACG agTACTTCCACAGCAAACCGCTTCCCAAGGCGCCCGACGATGTTCTGACCCTGTCCAAGAGTCTCTACgcggaggaggtggaggtCAGTCCATACCTCTACAAGGTGAACCTTCAAGGAAAGACCACATCTGGTGCCCACGATGATCGTGCATCCAAGAA CCTCTTTGAACTTCATCAGGATTTGTTGGTTAGGGATGCTAACTCCACCACCGCCCTGCTGATGCGCCTCTTCGATAACTATGAGTTGGATGTGGCCGTGGCTGAAAAATCCACTCCTGAACAGGTGCAGGAGCAGCACGATTTTCTGAGAGCTGTGATGAACACCCGGGTGATGAAGCTAACTATGAGATTTTTGGTGAACAAGG ATATCGTAAGCTCGGATTACGACGACCAGCTGCGTATGCTGCAGGAGCTCTGGTTCACTCCCTACTCCCGGGGTCGTGGCATAGTGGGCAGTTCCAGTTTCGAGCATGTGTTCATGGCCGAGATCCGGGACCAGAAGGTTCTGGGCCTGCACAATTGGCTTTACTTTGCTGATCAGGAACAGCGTGGCAATGTGGACTACAAGGGCTGGGTGAAACATCAGGAAATGGGAAAG CCCAAACAAATGCTTCTAAGTATCCGGCATACGTTCTACAACATCCAAAAGCCCTACAACGGATTCTTTGTGGGCACCTCACCCGAACTGGAGATGAGCCTTTACACAGCCTGCTTCCTTACCACACCGGAGAAGGAGCCTTGCCACATCCAACTGGGTCACGTGAAAGCCTCCATTTACTCGTTCGCCTGGGACTGGAAGGGCAAGGGCCTCATAGCCACCGCATATCCTGATGGATCCTAA